From one Lycium ferocissimum isolate CSIRO_LF1 chromosome 7, AGI_CSIRO_Lferr_CH_V1, whole genome shotgun sequence genomic stretch:
- the LOC132065178 gene encoding probable protein phosphatase 2C 46 → MISGLMNILRACFQPRANGHVHTSSDAGGRQDGLLWYKDTGQHVNGEFSMAVVQANNLLEDQSQIESGSLSLQDSVGPYGTFIGIYDGHGGPETSRFINEHLFQNLKRFTSEHQSMSVEVIRKAFQATEDGFLSVVTKQWPTKPQIAAVGSCCLVGVICNGTLYIANLGDSRAVLGRLVKSTGEVLSIQLSAEHNVSIESVRQEMQSLHPDDSQIVVLKHNVWRVKGLIQISRSIGDVYLKKAEFNREPLYAKFRLREPFGKPILSSDPAISEHQLQPHDQFIIFASDGLWEHLSNQGAVDIVQNHPRNGIAKRLVKTALQEAAKKREMRYSDLKKIDRGVRRHFHDDISVAVVFLDSNLVSRASSVKSPNISVKGGGISLPTKTTPT, encoded by the exons ATGATATCTGGATTAATGAACATATTAAGGGCCTGTTTTCAGCCAAGGGCAAATGGACATGTTCATACAAGTTCAGATGCCGGTGGTCGGCAAGACGGGCTTTTATGGTATAAAGATACAGGGCAACATGTAAATGGAGAGTTTTCAATGGCTGTAGTTCAAGCTAATAATCTACTCGAAGATCAGAGCCAAATCGAATCAGGAAGCTTGAGCTTGCAGGATTCTGTTGGGCCATATGGTACTTTTATTGGAATTTATGATGGGCATGGAGGGCCTGAAACTTCAAGGTTCATTAATGAACACCTCTTTCAAAATCTCAAGA GGTTCACATCTGAGCACCAGTCTATGTCTGTTGAGGTGATTCGGAAAGCATTTCAAGCAACAGAAGATGGTTTCCTCTCTGTTGTGACTAAACAATGGCCGACCAAACCACAAATTGCTGCTGTTGGATCGTGTTGTCTTGTTGGAGTTATCTGCAATGGAACATTATATATAGCCAACCTTGGTGATTCAAGGGCAGTCTTAGGGAGACTTGTTAAGTCAACTGGCGAGGTTCTCTCGATTCAGCTCTCTGCAGAACACAATGTGAGCATTGAATCTGTAAGACAAGAGATGCAATCTTTGCATCCAGATGATTCACAAATTGTAGTTTTAAAGCACAATGTCTGGCGTGTCAAGGGGCTTATACAG ATTTCGAGATCCATTGGTGATGTGTACTTAAAGAAAGCTGAATTCAACAGGGAGccattgtatgctaagtttcgCCTTCGAGAACCATTTGGGAAGCCCATATTGAGCTCAGATCCCGCAATTTCAGAGCACCAGTTGCAACCTCACGATCAGTTTATCATATTTGCATCGGATGGTCTCTGGGAGCACCTAAGTAACCAAGGCGCAGTCGACATTGTACAAAATCACCCACGAAAT GGGATAGCTAAAAGGTTAGTGAAAACTGCATTGCAAGAAGCAGCAAAGAAAAGGGAAATGAGGTATTCAGACTTGAAGAAAATCGATCGTGGAGTTCGTCGACATTTCCACGATGACATCTCGGTGGCGGTTGTGTTCCTCGACTCGAATCTCGTGAGCCGGGCTAGCTCGGTCAAGAGTCCTAATATTTCTGTAAAAGGAGGTGGCATAAGTTTGCCTACAAAGACTACTCCAACATAA